A stretch of DNA from Microbacterium sp. LWS13-1.2:
CACGAGCACAGCCGAGGCCTGCTCGTCGTGCTCGGCCTGGCTGATGAGGTCGACGGCGACCAGGCGCGCGTCGGCGCTGTCGTCGGCGACGACGAGGATCTCGGTGGCGCCGGCCTCGGCATCCGTCCCGACCAGGCCGGCGACGGCCCGCTTGGCCGCAGCCACGAAGTTGTTGCCCGGGCCCGTGACGACGTCCACCGGCTCGAGGCCGAGGGAGGCGACGCCGTGAGCGAGCGCGCCGATCGCCCCCGCCCCGCCCATCGCATACACCTCCGTGACGCCGAGGAGCCGGGCGGCTCCGAGGATCACCGGGTGCACACGGCCGCCGAACTCCCGCTGGGGCGGCGAGGCGAGCGCGATCTCGCGCACGCCGGCGACCTGCGCGGGCACCACGTTCATCACGACGCTGGAGGGGTAGACGGCCTTGCCGCCGGGGACGTAGAGACCGACGCGGCGCACCGGCTGCCAGCGCTGGGTGACCCGGGCGCCGGGTCCGAGCTCGGTCACCGTCGGCGCGGGCACCTGTGCGGCAGAGGCTTCGCGCACGCGTGCGATCGCCTCTTCCAGCGCAGAGCGCACCGCGGGGTCGAGCGCCGCGAGGGCCTCGTCGAGGTGGGCGGCCGGCACACGGATGTCGTGGCCCGTCGCTCCGTCGAACTTCTCCGCCTGCTCGCGCAGTGCGTCCTCGCCGCGGGCGGCGACGTCGTCCACGATGCGGGCGGCCGTCGCCAGGGCCTCTTCCCTTGCCGCAGCGGCACGGGGAACGGTCGCGAGCAGTTCGGCGGGCGAGAGCGTGCGCCCGCGCAGGTCGATCGTCCGGAGCATCCGTCTACGGTACCGCGCCGATAGGAAGGGCTTCGCCGGATCGACCGGCGACGCCGGGCGAAAGCCCGGCGTCGCGTATCGGGATCAGCCGCGCGTGACGCCGGAGACGTCGTGCAGGTAGCCGATGCGACCGTCCTCGTGGCGCACCACGAAGACCTCGCCGCGGTCCTCGATCACGAGCGCCCACGCGGTCGGACCGATGCGGAACACCGGGATGCCGATCTCGTCGACGATGTCGCGCTCCTCGGGGACGAGCGCCCAGAACGCCTGGTGCTGCGGCGCGGTGGCGGCGGGGGGCTCGACCGTCGACGACGGGTTGTCGACGGGTTCGAACGACTCACGTGCGTGGGCGGGCTCGGTCGCGGCAGGCTCGGTCGCCGCAGTCTCCGCGGAGACCGACTCGTCCGCTGCGCCGGCGTCCTGCTCGTCGAGCGGGATCACCGTGGTCGCGGCGTCGTCCGTCGTCGCGCGGGGGGTCTCGTCGAGGTCGTACCCGCGCGGCGCCTCCTCGTCGCCGGCCGACGCGTAGGGCGCTGCAGGCGCCTCGGGGGCAGCCTCGGCGGCGTACGCGGCCTCCGCGGCGTAGGCGGAGTCGTCGGCGTACGCGGAGTCGGCTGCGGGCTCCGGGCGGACGTACGCGGGGCGGGGCGCCACTGGCAGCACCGGACGCGCGTTGCGGTGCGCCGGGACCTCGGGGCGTCCTCGGAAGTCCTGCGCGAACGGCGCGATGAACGGCGCCAGGACGGTCAGCACCACGCCGGCGAGCATGAGGAAGAACTCGACCCAGACGACCCAGGTCGCGACGAAGACGCGTCCGCTCGCGAGCTGGATGAAGGAGTTCCAGATGATCGTCAGCCACAGCACGGTGGCCACCGAGAACGCGACCGACGCGAACTGGTCGATGCCGAGCGAGCCGACGCGGCGGATGCCCTGCGGCGAGAGCCGGCGCAGCGCGATGAGGAATACCGCCACAGTGGGCACTCCGACGGTCAGCACCCAGTCGATGCCGCTGCTCCAGACCGACGGACCTTCACCCAGATCGCCGTAGATCGGGAAGAACGACACCACGAAAGCGACGAGCCACGTGCCGGCGAGGGCGACCTCGCGGATCGAGAAGGGCCCTACTCCGTACTGCGGCGGCTCTTCGGTCGCGACCGCCTCGTCGATGTTCCCGTCCTGCTTCTCGTCCGTCACGATCGTCCCTTCCGGCGGGCCTGAAGCCCGCGTCGACCCGATATTACCCACGGCGTATGAGACGCCGATGAGACTACGCGCGGGGTTCGCCGCATCCGTTGCCGCCCGCGTGTCACGCATCATCCCAGGCATTGCGGCCCGAGCAGACCCTTCAGTTCGCCATAGAGGTCGGGGGTGATCCGCACCGTATGCGGCACCTCGAAGACCTTCGCCACCGTGCCGCTGTGGAGCTTCAAAGAGACCTCGGTGTCGCCCGCGTGGCGGTTCAGCGTCTGCAGCAGCTCGCCGATGAGGGCCTCGCTCGCTCGGCGCTCCGGCATCATCAGCACCAGCGAGCTGGAGTCGTCCGTCGTGCCCAGATCGGGCGTGAACGCCGACTGCGCGTGCAGGTTCATCCCGTCGTCGCGTCGAGACACGCGTCCTCGCACGACGAGGATCGAGTCGGCCTGCAGCATGTGCTGGAACTCGGTGTAGGTCTTGCCCATGAACATGACCGTGATCTCGCCGTCGAAGTCCTCGACCGTGATCATGCCGTAGGGATTGCCGCTCTGCTTGGCGACGCGGTGCTGCACGCTCGTCACGAGGCCGGCGATCGTCACCTGGTCGCCGTCGCCGACGTCCTCCGAGGCGAGCAGGTCGTGGATGCTGGTCGACGCGTGCTTGGCGAGCGGGATCTCGAGGCCGGCGAGCGGGTGATCCGACACGTAGAGGCCGAGCATCTCGCGTTCGAAGGCGAGCTTGTCCTTCTTGGTCCACTCCGGCCGTACCGGGACCTTCGGCGGCACGACCTCCTCGACGGCGTCGTAGAGACTGTCGAAGTCGAACCCGATGGCTCCCTGAGCCTCGTTGCGCTTGCGATCGACAGCTGCCTCGGTGGCGTCCTCGTGGACCTCCAGGAGCGCTCGACGGGTGTCGCCCATCGAGTCGAACGCGCCGGCCTTGATCAGGGACTCGATGGTCCGCTTGTTCGCCACGTGCATCGGGACCTGGACCAGGAAGTCGTGGAACGACGTGAACTTCGCGTCCTTGCGTGCCGCCACGATCCCGTCGACGACGTTGGCGCCCACGTTGCGGACGGCACCCAGCCCGAACCGGATGTCTTCGCCAACGGCGGCGAAATACCGGATCGACTCCCCCACGTCGGGCGGCAGCACCTTGATGCCCATGCGGCGGCACTCGTTGAGGTAGACCGCCATCTTGTCCTTCGAGTCCGCGACGCTGGTGAGCAGTGCCGCCATGTACTCGGCCGGATAGTGGGCCTTCAGGTATGCGGTCCAGTACGAGACGAGGCCGTACGCCGCCGAGTGCGCCTTGTTGAACGCGTAGTCGGAGAACGGCAGAAGGATGTCCCACAGCGCCTTGATGGCGTCATCGCCGAACCCGCGCTCCTTCATGCCACCCGAGAAGCCCTCGTACTGCTTGTCGAGCTCGGACTTCTTCTTCTTGCCCATCGCGCGGCGGAGGATGTCGGCCTGTCCGAGCGAGAACCCGGCGACCTTCTGCGCGATCGCCATGACCTGCTCCTGATAGATGATCAGGCCGTAGCTGATGTCGAGGATGTCCCGGAGCGGCTCTTCGAGCTCGGGGTGGATCGGCGTGACCTCCTGCTGCCCGTTCTTGCGCAGCGCGTAGTTGATGTGCGAGTTGGCGCCCATCGGCCCCGGGCGGTACAGCGCGATCACGGCCGAGACGTCCTCGAAGTTGTCGGGCTTCATCAGGCGCAGGAGCGACCGCATCGGGCCGCCGTCGAGCTGGAACACGCCGAGGGTGTCGCCGCGCGTGAGCAGGTCGTAGGCGGGGCGGTCGTCGAGCTCGAGGTGCTCGAGGTCGAGCTCCTCGCCCCGGTTCATGCGGATGTTGTCGAGGGCGTCCGAGATGATCGTGAGGTTGCGCAGCCCCAGGAAGTCCATCTTGATGAGACCGAGCGTCTCGCACGACGGATAGTCGAACTGCGTGACGATCTGGCCGTCCTGCTCGCGGCGCATGATCGGGATGATGTCGAGCAGCGGCTCGCTCGACATGATGACGCCCGCGGCGTGGACGCCCCACTGACGCTTGAGGCCCTCCAGCCCCAGCGCGCGATCGAAGACCGTCTTCGCGTCGGGGTCGGTGTCGATGAGCGCGCGGAACTCGCTGGCCTCTTTGAACCGGGGATGCTGCGAGTCGAACATTCCGCTCAGGGGCATGTCCTTGCCCATGACGGCCGGCGGCATGGCCTTGGTGAGCCGCTCGCCCATGCTGAACGGGAAGCCGAGCACGCGCCCCGCGTCTTTCAGCGCCTGCTTCGACTTGATCGTGCCGTAGGTCACGATCTGCGCGACGCGCTCTGAACCGTACTTCTCCGTGACGTAGTCGATGACTTCGCCGCGGCGGCGGTCGTCGAAGTCGACGTCGAAGTCGGGCATCGAGACGCGGTCGGGGTTGAGGAATCGCTCGAAGATGAGGCCGTGCTCGAGCGGATCGAGGTCGGTGATGCGCATCGCGTAGGCCACCATGGAGCCGGCGCCCGAGCCGCGGCCGGGGCCGACGCGGATGCCGTTGTTCTTGGCCCAGTTGATGAAGTCGGCGACGACGAGGAAGTAGCCGGGGAACCCCATCTGGAGGATGATCCCGGTCTCGTACTCGGCCTGCTTGCGCACCCGGTCGGGGATGCCGCCGGGGTAGCGGTAGTGCAGGCCCGCCTCGACCTCTTTGACGAGCCAGCTGTCCTCGGTCTCGCCGTCGGGGACCGGGAAGCGCGGCATGTAGTTCGCGCTCGTGTTGAACTCCACCTCGCACCGCTCGGCGATGAGCAGGGTGTTGTCGCAGGCCTCGGGGTGGTCGCGGAAGATCTGCCGCATCTCCTGCGCGGTCTTGATGTAGTAGCCGTCCCCGTCGAACTTGAACCGGTTCGGGTCGTCGAGCGTGGAACCGGACTGCACGCAGAGGAGCGCCGCGTGCGCGTCGGCCTCGTGCTGGTGCGTGTAATGGGAGTCGTTGGTCGCAACGAGCGGGATGTTCAGGTCCTTGGACAGACGGATGAGGTCGGTCATGACGCGGCGCTCGATCGAGAGCCCGTGGTCCATGATCTCGGCGAAGTAGTTCTCCCTGCCGAAGATGTCCTGGAACTCCGCGGCCGCCGCGCGGGCGGCGTCGTACTGACCCAGGCGGAGGCGCGTCTGCACTTCCCCGGACGGGCACCCCGTCGTCGCGATGAGCCCCTTGCCATAGGTCTCGAGCAGCTCGCGGTCCATGCGGGGCTTGAAGTAGTAGCCCTCCATGCTCGAGAGTGAGCTCAGCCGGAAGAGGTTGTGCATCCCCTCCGTGGTCTGGCTCCACATCGTCATGTGCGTGTAGGCGCCGGAGCCCGAGACGTCATCGCTCTTCTGCTCGGGCGTGCCCCACGCGACGCGGGACTTGTCGCTGCGATGCGTGCCGGGGGTGACGTACGCCTCGAGCCCGATGATCGGATTGACGCCCGCGGCTTTGGCCGCGTTGTAGAACTCGAACGCCGCGAAGGTGTTGCCGTGGTCGGTGACCGCGATCGCCGGCATGCCGTACTCGGCCGCGGCCTGCGTCATGGCGCCGATCTTGGCGGCACCGTCCAGCATCGAGTACTCGCTGTGCACGTGCAGATGAACGAAGGAGTCGGATGCCACGGATCGAGTCTAGGTTCGGCCGCCGACACCGGCCGCGGGCGATCGCGTGAGTCGCGGACTCCCGCGGCGAGGTCGATTCACCCTCGAGTCGAAGGTGAAGGTCGGGCGAACTGCGCCTGCTCACGCTCACGTGGAGAGTGAAGGTCGAAGGGCTTTCAGAAGTCCTCGTCGAGCGCGTACTGCTGCTGCCAGGAGTGAGGCCGATCGATGCCGAGGCCGTACTGGAAGCGGATCAGCTGGCCGTGATGCTGGGTCTCGTGCTCGAGCAGCGCGAGGGCGTAGGTGAGAGCAGCCTCGTCCTCGGCGTCGAGGCCCGCGATCCACTCGCCGACATCGGACGCCGTCTGGACGAAGGCGGTGCGCAGGGCCGCGGCATCCGTCGTCTGCTCCACCGAGACGGGACTCGTGAACCCCTGCCACTGCCCCGCCTGGGCCGCGCGAGGATAGCTCTCGCGCGCGCCGAGCACGCACCACAGCTGATGGCCGACGGTGTCGGACGGCACGGCGAGCCGTGACCCGAGCTGCTCGGTGGTGAGCGCGTCGACGAGGTCGATGTACAGGGTGTTGGACCGCGTGAAGCGGCGTCGCAGAAGGTCGTTCACGCGTCCACGCTAGAGCTCGAGCCGCATGAGCACACGGGGGAATCCGGAGAGAACCGACGTCGTATCGGCCGCCTTGACGAAGCCCGCCTGCTCGAACAGGCGCTGCGTGCCGACGTAGGCCATCGTGAGATCCACCCTGGCAGCGCCGTTGTCGACCGGGTACCCCTCGATCGCGGGGGCTCCGCTCGTGCGCGCGAAGTCCACCGCACCGTCGACCAGCGCGTGCATCACCCCCTGCTTGCGATGACCCGGCCGAACGCGGAAGCACCACAGCGACCACACATCGAGGTCGTCGACATGGGGGATCTTGCGGAAGGTGGCGAAATGCGTCCGGGTGCGAGGCGCCACCGCCGCCCAGCCGACGGGCTCGTCGCCGTCGTACGCCAGCACCCCGATCGGTCCCTCCTCGTCCATGAGCCGGCGCACACGCTCGGCCCGCTCGGGTCCGCGCAGGGCGGTCGCCTCCTTCGCGGGGATGCGATAGCTCAGGCAGAAGCACACGTTGGACGCCGGATTCTTCGGCCCCACCAGAGCGGCGACGTCTTCGAACACCGTGGCCGGCCGCACCTCGATCGTCATGCGACCACTGTGCCCCCGGCATCCGACATCGTCCACCGTTCCCGCTGCCTCCGCGCGCGTCGCTCTAGGGTGATGTCATGCCGACGCCCGACTTCGTCCTCGACCTGCGCCGATTCGTCGGCACCCGGCCGCTGCCGCTCGTCGGCGTGACTGCCGTCGTCCTGCGCGGCGACCACGTGCTGCTCGGCCGCCGCAGCGACAACGGCGCCCTCACGCCGGTCACCGGCATCGTCGATCCGGGAGAGGAGCCGGCTGACGCGGCGGTGCGCGAGACGCTCGAGGAGGCGGGTGTGACCTGCCGCGCCGAGCGCCTCGCATGGGTGCATCAGATCCCGCGGGTCACGTACGAGAACGGCGACCAGAGCGACTACCTCGACCTGACCTTCCGGTGCGCCTTCGTGTCGGGAGACCCCTACCCGGCGGACGGGGAGATGAGCGAGGTCGGCTGGTACGACCTCGCTGCGCTGCCCGCCCTGCAGCTCTCGGACGATATGCGCGGACGCATCCAGGCCGCCCTGCGCGACGAGGGCGTCGCCCGTTTCGAGGGCGGTCGCTGACCGATGTGAGCCCTCGTAGCCCCGTGACGACGGGCGGCGTCGGGCTCAGTCGCCGCGCAGGATCGCGAGCGCGTGGGCGAGATTGGCCGGGTACGCCGACGTGAAGGTGACCCACTCCCCCGTGCTCGGGTGGGCGAACGAGAGCTCATGCGCGTGCAGCCACTGGCGCGTGAGACCGAGCCGGGCCGACAGCGTCGGATCGGCGCCGTACAGGGGATCCCCGACACACGGATGCCGGTGCGCGGCCATGTGCACGCGGATCTGGTGCGTGCGGCCGGTCTCGAGGTGGATCTCGAGCAGCGAGGCGCCCGGGAAGGCCTCGAGCGTCTCGTAGTGCGTGACGGAGTCCTTGCCGTCGGGCGTCACGGCGAACTTCCACGAGTGCGACGGATGCCGCCCGATGGGCGCGTCGATCGTGCCGGCGAGGGGGTCGGGGTGGCCCTGCACGACCGCGTGGTAGATCTTCTCGACCTCGCGCTCCTTGAACGCGCGCTTGAGCGCGACGTACGCGCTCTCGGTCTTGGCGACCACCATGAGGCCGCTCGTGCCGACGTCGAGGCGGTGGACCACGCCCTGGCGCTCCGCTGCGCCGGTCGTCGCGATGCGGTAGCCGCCGGCGGCGAGGGCGCCGAGCACGGTCGGCCCCTCCCATCCGAGCGACGGGTGGGCGGCGACCCCGGCGGGCTTGTCGACCACCACGATGTCGTCGTCGTCGTAGACGATGCCGAGGTCGGGCACCTCGACGGGGACGACGCGCGGCTCCTCCTTGGGTGCCCACGCCACGTCCAGCCACGCGCCGCCGCGCAGCTTGTCGGACTTCGCGAGCGTCCGCCCGTCCATCGACACGCCGCCGGCATCGGCCACGTCGGCCGCGAAGGTGCGCGAGAACCCGAGCATCTTCGCGAGCGCCGCGTCGACGCGCGTGCCGTCGAGCCCGTCGGGAACGGGAAGGCTCCGCGACTCCACGTCAGATCTCGGCGTCGCGCCCAGGGCGGCGGTGCTCGGGCTCGGCCTCGTACTCCTCCGCCTCGCGCTCGGCCTCCGCCTCGACCTCGAGCTGCTCGCTCTCGCTCAGCGGCGGGAGCCCGCGCTCGTCGGCGGGGACGCCGGCATCGGCCTCCGCCACCGGGAACTCGCTCCCGAAGCCTGCCACCGCGCCGCCCGGCGCGAACTGATCGCCCTCGGCACCCAGCAGGGTCTCGGTTTCCTCTTCGTCATTGCGGCCGCGGTCGCGCGATCCGTCCATGTGCACCCCCACGAGTACCAGCAGTGCGATCGCGATCATGTCGCACACGATGAAGATGTCGGCGATGTTGTAGATCGCCGGCGACATGCCGGGGAAGAACCACATCCACGGCGTGTTGATGAAGTCGACGACATGTCCGACCGCGAACCCGGGGTCGCGGAAGAGCCGGTCGGTCAGATTGCCCAGGACGCCGCCGAGAAGGAGTCCGAGCGCGACGGCCCACAGCCGGGAACGCACCCGTGTCGCGGCGAGCCAGGCGATGACGCCGGCCACGACGGCCAGCGCGATGGTGAAGATCCACGTGACCTCAGCGCCGAGCGAGAACGCGGCACCGGGATTGCGTGTCAGGTAGAAGCTCAGGAAGTCGCCGAGGACCTCGACGGGCTCCTGGTACGGCAGGTTCTCGAGAGCGAGATACTTCGCCAACTGGTCGGCGGCCAGCACCAGCACCGCGAGACTCGCGATGATGATGCCGGCCGCCGCCTGACGAAGGGGAGGTCGACGCGTCAAGGCCTAGAGGCCCAGCGCCGAGACCGGCTGTGCGCCGGACGTCGTCGCCGAGGTCTCGAGGTCGCGCAGTTTGCCCTCGATGTAGCTGCGCAGCTGAGCGCGGTAGTCGCGCTCGAAGTTGCGCAGCTCGGTGATGCGGCCCTCGAGCGTGGTGCGCTCGCGGTCGAGCTTCGCGAGCTCCTCGCGGCCGCGGGTCTCGGCCTCGGACACGATGGAGGCCGCCTGCGACTTGGCGTCGGAGATGAGCTGGTCGCGCTGCGCGATGCCCTCGGCGACGTGCTCGTCGTGCAGGCGCTGGGCCAGCTCGATGATGCCTGCGCTCGCGGCGGGGGCGGCACCGGTGACCGGGGCGGCCTCGGCGACCGGCGCGGGGGCGGGCTCGGCGGCACGTGCGGGAGCGGCACCCGACTCGTACGCCGCCAGCTTGGCCTTCAGCTCCTCGTTCTCGGTGAGAGCCTTGCGCCACTCCACGACGATCTCGTCGAGGAAATCGTCCACCTCGTCGGGGTCGAAGCCCTCCTTGAAGCGGACGTGCTGGAACTGCTTGGTGACGACGTCATCGGGGGACAATGCCATGGTGATTCCTCTTTCGAGCGTCTGGTCGCTGGCCGATGTCGGGGCGGCCGCCGGCTGGCGGCCGTTCGTATCAGCAAAGCATAGTCATCGGTTCTGAGAGTGTCGAAGGCGACGCCCGGGTCGCGGCGCGTCGCCGGTTTCAGCCGGCGAGCGTGCGCGTGATGCTGAGCAGGATGAAGCATCCCAGCATCGTCAGCGCGAACCCGAAGTCGATCGCGATGGCGCCCACCCGCAACGGCGGGATGAAGCGCCGGAACAGCTTGATGGGCGGATCGGTGACGGTGTAGATGAGCTCCGCAACGACGAGCCCGGCGCCACGCGGACGCCATTCGCGGTTGAAGAACGGGATCCAGTCGAGGATCAGCCGCGAGAGCAACACGAAGACATAGAGCAGCAGCGCGAGGTTGAGGATCGCTGCGATGAGTTGAACGACGGCCACGTAGCCAGACTACGGCTGAGTGAAGGGGACCGACTCCGGATCGGCCTGCGCGACGGCTCCATCGCCCGATACGGCGACGTTCTCGGGCGAGAGCAGGAAGACCTTGCTCGTGACGCGCTCGATGCGTCCGTACAGGCCAAGCGACAGGCCGCTGGCGAAGTCGATCAGGCGTCGCGCGTCGGCATCGCTCATCTGCGAGAGGTTGATGATGACGGGGATGCCGTCACGGAAGTTCTCGGCGATGACCTGGGCGTCGCGGTACTGCTTGGGGTGCACCGTGAGGATCTCGTTGATCGTCGCCGGCGCCGGCTGACGGACGACCGCGGGCCGGTGGATCGGGGTCACGGGTGCGGCCGGCTTATCGACGACTTGCTCCGACTTGCGAGCACGCGGCTGGGGCGCCGGCTCTTCGTAGACCTCTTCCTCGTCCGCGAGTCCGAGATACACCATGGTCTTCTTGAGCGGGTTCGACATCTGATCCTCCGTAGTGCTCATCTGTTCCGAGGTTAACCGGGTTCTGGTCTGGGGCCCGTGATTGCCGAACCGATCCGAAGGTGTGTCGCGCCGGCCGCGATCGCTTCGGGGAAGTCTGCGGTCATCCCGGCCGAGATCCAGTCGGCGTCGGGCACGACGGCACGCACGACGTCCGCGAGGGCGTTCAGACGCGCGAACGCCGGCGCCGGCGGCTCGTCGAGCGGCGCGACCGCCATCACGCCGCGCACGCGCAGCGAGGGCAGCGCTGCCGCGTGTGCGGCGAGGGCCTCGAGCTCCGCAGGCGCCACGCCGCCGCGACCGGGGTCGGCGGTGAGGTTGACCTGCAGCAACACGTCGAGCGCCGGTTCACCGGGCTCGGCCGCCGCATCGAGCGCGTCGGCGAGGCGGGCGCGATCGAGCGAATGGACGACGGATGACGCTGCCCGGATCGCGCGCGCCTTGTTGGTCTGCGCCTGCCCGATGAAATGCCACCGCAGGCCCGCGAGCTCGCCGGTCTCGACGACCTTCCGGCTGAACTCCTGCTGCCGGTTTTCCCCCACGTCGCGCACGCCGAGCTCGTAGAGCTCCTGCACGAGCGATGCGGGGTGGAACTTCGTCACGACGATGCGGGTGAGCTCCGAAGGATCGCGGCCCGCCGCGCGTGCGGCATCCGCGATCCGCTCATCGATCGCCGCGAGGCGCGAACGTAGATCTCCCACGGTTTCCGGTCTTGTCGAAGGGCGGTCCGCGAGCGTGCCGATGGGCTTACTTGAGGAAGTCGGGGATGTCGAGGTCGTCGTCACCGAAGGCCGCGTCGTACGAGGACTCGGTGACGGCGCCGACCGACACGGGCACGACCGACTGCTCGACGACGTCGCGGTCCTTCGCCGCCTCGTCGGCGGGCGTCGCCGGCACGGCGGGCGTCGAGACGATGCGCGAGGCCGTGATCGGCTCGATGCGCGTCTGAGGCTCGCCGCCGTCGAAGCCTGCCGCGATGACCGTGACGCGCACCTCGTCGCCGAGGGTGTCGTCGATCACCGTTCCGAAGATGATGTTGGCCTCGGGGTGCGCGGCCTCCTTGACGAGCTGGGCCGCGTCGTTGATCTCGAAGATGCCGAGGTTCGACCCGCCCTGGATCGACAGCAGCACGCCGTGCGCACCCTCGATCGACGCTTCGAGCAGCGGCGACTCGACGGCGAGCTCGGCGGCCTTGATGGCGCGATCGGCCCCCCTCGCCGAGCCGATGCCCATGAGGGCGGATCCGGCTCCTTGCATGACCGACTTGACGTCGGCGAAGTCGAGGTTGATGAGACCCGGCGTCGTGATGAGGTCGGTGATGCCCTGCACACCGGCGAGAAGCACCTGGTCGGCGGTCGCGAACGCCTCGATCATCGAGATGCCGCGGTCGCTGATCTCGAGGAGGCGGTCGTTCGGCACCACGATCAGGGTGTCGACTTCTTCCTTGAGCTTCGCGACTCCGGTCTCGGCCTGCTGCTGACGACGGCGGCCCTCGAACGAGAACGGCTTGGTCACGACACCGATGGTGAGGGCGCCGATCGACTTGGCGATCTTCGCGACCACCGGGGCACCACCCGTGCCCGTGCCGCCGCCCTCGCCGGCCGTGACGAAGACCATGTCGGCGCCGCGCAGCGCCTCCTCGATCTCTTCGGCATGGTCTTCGGCGGCGCGCCGACCCACCTCGGGGTCGGCACCTGCGCCGAGCCCTCGGGTCAGTTCGCGCCCCACGTCGAGCTTGACGTCGGCGTCGCTCATCAGCAGCGCCTGGGCGTCGGTGTTGATGGCGATGAACTCGACGCCCCGCAGACCGAGCTCGATCATGCGGTTGACCGCGTTGACGCCGCCGCCGCCGACGCCGACGACCTTGATCACGGCGAGGTAGTTCTGGTTCTGGCTCATGCCGGCCTCCGTAGCCCTGGACCTTCTAAACCTTCAACCTCTAGTAGAGGTATAAAGAATTGCCCGGTATGCAATTCCTTGACTCGAAAGTAAGCGGATGCCGCGCCAGCGTGCGGACCGAGACGGCGTGTCGCGGCATCCGGTGCCGTAAGCCGTGGCGGAAGGCTTGCGGTCAGCGGATGACGATCGCGTCGGGCGAGGACACGTCGTAGCTGACGACGTCCGCGGGCGGACGCGCCGCCATGGCGGTCGCCAGCACCATCGCCTTCCTGGCGGACTGGTCCGCGCTCCCCCACACCACCTGCGCGTTCGACCCGCCGAGCGTGAGTGTGACATCGTCGGGCGTCGAGGCGGCCACCTCGGTCACCTGGGCCCGGATGTCTTCGGGCAGCGACCGCATCACCTGGCCGGCGGCCGCGAAGGCATCGGAATCGACGCCGCCGGTGATCGTGAGCAGCGGCGTCCCCGGGCTGGGCGTGCCGGTGGTCGACAGGGCCACGCCCGCCGCATCTACGAGCGTGTAGCCGGCGCGGGTCTCGATGAGGCCGATCGGCGTGCGCTCCACGATGCGCACCACCAGCTCGTGCGGCGGCCGGGCCTCGAGCGCGTAGG
This window harbors:
- the ftsZ gene encoding cell division protein FtsZ, with protein sequence MSQNQNYLAVIKVVGVGGGGVNAVNRMIELGLRGVEFIAINTDAQALLMSDADVKLDVGRELTRGLGAGADPEVGRRAAEDHAEEIEEALRGADMVFVTAGEGGGTGTGGAPVVAKIAKSIGALTIGVVTKPFSFEGRRRQQQAETGVAKLKEEVDTLIVVPNDRLLEISDRGISMIEAFATADQVLLAGVQGITDLITTPGLINLDFADVKSVMQGAGSALMGIGSARGADRAIKAAELAVESPLLEASIEGAHGVLLSIQGGSNLGIFEINDAAQLVKEAAHPEANIIFGTVIDDTLGDEVRVTVIAAGFDGGEPQTRIEPITASRIVSTPAVPATPADEAAKDRDVVEQSVVPVSVGAVTESSYDAAFGDDDLDIPDFLK
- a CDS encoding YggS family pyridoxal phosphate-dependent enzyme, with amino-acid sequence MGDLRSRLAAIDERIADAARAAGRDPSELTRIVVTKFHPASLVQELYELGVRDVGENRQQEFSRKVVETGELAGLRWHFIGQAQTNKARAIRAASSVVHSLDRARLADALDAAAEPGEPALDVLLQVNLTADPGRGGVAPAELEALAAHAAALPSLRVRGVMAVAPLDEPPAPAFARLNALADVVRAVVPDADWISAGMTADFPEAIAAGATHLRIGSAITGPRPEPG
- the sepF gene encoding cell division protein SepF, encoding MSNPLKKTMVYLGLADEEEVYEEPAPQPRARKSEQVVDKPAAPVTPIHRPAVVRQPAPATINEILTVHPKQYRDAQVIAENFRDGIPVIINLSQMSDADARRLIDFASGLSLGLYGRIERVTSKVFLLSPENVAVSGDGAVAQADPESVPFTQP